In the Candidatus Abyssobacteria bacterium SURF_5 genome, one interval contains:
- a CDS encoding deoxyhypusine synthase codes for MDRTLHDGREDGLEPLETLDLQKVSTFSDLLRQMSKTAFGGRELGEAYEVFMEMARDPSCTIVATLSGAMTIAKMGKVLCDMIDNGLIHILISTGALMAHGLTEAIGGVHYKHDPKIPDSTLYKWGYNRVYDTLEMEANLSQAEKFTRSVLKDFDWTRPTCSSEINREFGKRLVEQGQEPSVLASAYRRGVPIYVPAFTDSELGLDVATHSLALSTKKGDEVDVNKFFTSVPPFNPFLDLFDYARRIQRAKTLGIFTIGGGVPRNWGQQVGPFFDIINMRLGTEFSIPRFKYGVRICPEPVHWGGLSGCPYTEGVSWGKFLPREEGGRFAEVRSDATIAWPILVKAVLESLGKRT; via the coding sequence GTGGATAGGACGCTGCATGACGGCCGGGAAGACGGCCTTGAGCCGCTCGAAACACTTGACCTGCAAAAGGTGAGCACCTTCTCCGATCTACTTCGCCAAATGTCGAAAACGGCTTTTGGCGGGCGCGAATTGGGAGAAGCTTACGAGGTTTTCATGGAGATGGCGCGGGATCCGTCCTGCACCATTGTGGCCACTTTGTCCGGCGCGATGACCATCGCAAAAATGGGAAAAGTTCTGTGCGATATGATCGACAACGGACTGATCCACATCCTGATCAGCACGGGCGCACTGATGGCTCACGGATTGACCGAAGCCATCGGCGGCGTTCATTATAAGCATGATCCCAAAATCCCCGACAGCACCCTCTATAAATGGGGATACAATCGGGTCTACGACACCCTTGAGATGGAGGCCAATTTGTCGCAGGCCGAGAAATTCACCCGGAGCGTTCTCAAGGATTTCGACTGGACCCGGCCGACCTGCTCGAGTGAGATCAATCGAGAGTTCGGAAAGCGCCTGGTCGAGCAAGGGCAAGAGCCGAGCGTTCTTGCTTCTGCATATCGGCGCGGGGTTCCCATTTATGTCCCCGCCTTCACCGATTCGGAGCTCGGTTTGGATGTGGCTACTCATTCGCTGGCGCTCAGCACGAAAAAGGGCGATGAGGTCGATGTCAACAAGTTTTTCACTTCGGTTCCGCCGTTCAATCCGTTCCTCGACCTTTTCGATTACGCTCGCCGCATTCAACGGGCGAAGACACTGGGCATCTTCACGATCGGCGGAGGCGTCCCTCGTAATTGGGGGCAGCAGGTAGGCCCATTCTTTGACATCATCAATATGCGGCTGGGCACTGAATTCTCCATCCCCCGCTTCAAGTACGGCGTCAGGATTTGCCCTGAACCGGTCCACTGGGGCGGTCTGAGCGGGTGTCCGTACACGGAGGGCGTCTCCTGGGGAAAATTTCTTCCGCGCGAAGAAGGCGGGCGCTTTGCGGAAGTCCGTTCGGATGCGACGATCGCCTGGCCGATCCTGGTTAAAGCCGTGCTTGAGTCTTTGGGGAAGCGGACGTGA
- a CDS encoding D-aminoacylase — protein sequence MSNTILIKNGTVMDGSGSPAYRADILIEQDRIADIGSFPNANAAKTIDAAGLAIAPGFIDVHTHLDFFLPCRRHATVLESWARQGVTTIIAGNCGLSPAPINHAYEETVSTYWNFSLPYDGLSYEWTTMAEYLNFLERNGQAFNTAILTGHGMLRTNVMGFQARFANPDEISQMKRMLKESLEGGSIGLSLGLYYVPGIYSNTDEIMEISSVLRDYHAPLVPHTRGMSETYPEAVQEVVSVAEEAQIPLHISHFGSFVRDDPSVLERAITTVREAAQRGVKIGHDYIPYSTGSTALISLFPPEVFDGGLDKFFARIEDPVVRRRIVHGWETVVPAWPNWEHSWWTDNHYHNAFSSWSLICLSGFRKEKNTQFENMSVDQIAATLNRDPFETVFDLTLEEEGKLIVTGGGFDNPMDDEHIMKALCDPDCSVATDIVGADFNSINPVAYGAFTRVLGRFARDAGVMTQEEAIRKMTSLPAKQMGLKERGSLKKGFYADITVFNPKTVIDRATFGNPYQFSDGIEYVLINGKPVLERGTYNAGAFAGKVLRRT from the coding sequence ATGAGTAATACCATACTGATCAAGAATGGAACGGTGATGGACGGCTCCGGCTCGCCCGCCTACAGAGCTGATATTCTGATCGAACAAGACCGCATTGCCGATATCGGATCGTTTCCCAATGCGAACGCCGCGAAAACGATAGACGCGGCAGGTCTCGCAATCGCTCCAGGATTTATCGATGTCCATACCCATCTGGATTTTTTCCTGCCGTGCCGCCGTCATGCCACCGTTCTCGAGAGCTGGGCGCGACAGGGGGTAACCACCATCATTGCCGGCAACTGCGGCCTGAGTCCTGCGCCAATCAACCATGCTTATGAGGAAACGGTCAGCACATACTGGAACTTCTCGCTTCCATACGACGGCCTCTCGTACGAATGGACTACGATGGCGGAGTACCTGAATTTCCTGGAAAGGAACGGGCAGGCCTTCAACACGGCCATCCTCACCGGCCATGGCATGCTCAGAACGAATGTCATGGGATTTCAGGCGCGCTTTGCGAATCCAGACGAGATATCTCAAATGAAGCGTATGCTGAAGGAATCGCTCGAAGGCGGCTCTATCGGTCTGTCGCTCGGCCTCTACTACGTGCCCGGCATCTACTCGAATACCGACGAGATCATGGAGATATCCTCGGTCCTGCGCGACTATCATGCGCCGCTGGTTCCGCATACGCGCGGGATGAGCGAAACATATCCGGAGGCCGTTCAGGAAGTCGTATCGGTTGCCGAGGAGGCGCAGATTCCTTTGCACATCTCTCATTTTGGCAGCTTCGTGCGCGATGACCCATCCGTGCTTGAGCGCGCAATAACGACGGTGAGGGAAGCCGCTCAGCGCGGAGTGAAAATCGGGCATGACTATATTCCCTATTCCACCGGATCGACGGCGCTGATCTCGCTCTTTCCGCCTGAAGTGTTTGACGGCGGATTGGACAAGTTTTTCGCGCGGATCGAGGACCCGGTCGTTCGCCGGCGCATCGTGCACGGCTGGGAAACCGTCGTGCCGGCTTGGCCGAATTGGGAACATAGCTGGTGGACCGATAACCACTACCATAACGCCTTCAGCTCCTGGTCGCTGATCTGCTTGAGCGGGTTCCGCAAAGAAAAGAACACGCAGTTCGAGAACATGAGCGTCGACCAGATCGCCGCCACCTTGAACAGGGATCCGTTCGAAACGGTATTCGATCTTACTTTGGAGGAGGAAGGAAAACTTATTGTGACCGGCGGCGGTTTCGATAATCCAATGGACGACGAGCACATCATGAAGGCTCTGTGCGATCCCGATTGCTCCGTCGCCACCGACATCGTCGGCGCCGACTTCAACTCAATAAATCCGGTCGCCTACGGCGCCTTCACCCGGGTGCTCGGAAGGTTTGCACGCGATGCGGGCGTGATGACGCAGGAAGAAGCCATCCGCAAAATGACCTCGCTTCCCGCCAAACAGATGGGATTGAAGGAACGCGGTTCACTCAAGAAGGGTTTTTACGCCGACATCACGGTTTTCAATCCGAAAACCGTCATCGACCGGGCAACTTTCGGGAATCCATATCAATTCTCGGACGGAATAGAATACGTGCTGATCAACGGAAAGCCGGTTCTGGAGCGCGGAACATACAATGCCGGCGCTTTCGCGGGAAAGGTGCTCAGACGGACATAA
- the aroF gene encoding 3-deoxy-7-phosphoheptulonate synthase has translation MVIVLKKEATQDDIESVAEKARRAGCRCRISRGKERTLLIAVETNGWAEALAGFAALDFVESVIPISKQYKLASRLVHPHASIIDVSGTPVGGDTFVVMAGPCCVEEETILEAAEGIKIHGAHVLRGGAFKPRTSPYSFQGLGNEGLRLLERARELTGLPVVTELLSEAHLGAVVASADLIQIGTRNAQNTALLCKVAESQKPVLLKRGMACTIEEWLMAAEYLLANGNPNVILCERGIRSFETMTRNTLDLSAVAVAKQETHLPVVVDPSHGTGVRELVIPMARAAVAAGADGLLVEVHPSPDRALSDGAQSLNMEQFGEMMHQIEPFVRVMGRTLQTDAVPAVL, from the coding sequence ATGGTAATTGTACTGAAAAAAGAGGCCACGCAGGACGATATCGAAAGCGTTGCCGAAAAAGCCCGCCGGGCAGGCTGTCGCTGCCGCATTTCCCGAGGCAAAGAACGCACCCTGTTGATTGCAGTGGAGACCAATGGATGGGCCGAAGCCCTCGCCGGATTTGCCGCTCTCGATTTCGTCGAGTCGGTAATCCCCATTTCAAAACAATATAAGCTGGCCAGCCGTCTCGTTCATCCACATGCAAGCATCATAGATGTTTCCGGAACCCCGGTAGGCGGCGATACATTCGTTGTAATGGCGGGGCCGTGCTGTGTGGAAGAGGAAACGATATTAGAGGCCGCGGAAGGAATCAAGATCCACGGTGCTCATGTGCTGCGCGGAGGGGCCTTCAAACCGCGCACCTCGCCATACAGTTTCCAGGGTCTCGGCAACGAAGGCCTGCGCTTGTTGGAACGGGCAAGAGAGCTGACGGGTCTGCCGGTGGTGACCGAACTCCTTTCCGAGGCGCATCTCGGTGCGGTCGTCGCGTCGGCCGACCTGATTCAGATCGGAACGAGAAATGCGCAGAACACGGCGCTCCTTTGCAAGGTCGCCGAAAGCCAGAAACCGGTCCTGTTGAAACGCGGGATGGCCTGCACGATTGAAGAGTGGCTGATGGCCGCCGAATACCTGCTTGCAAACGGAAACCCGAACGTCATTTTATGCGAGCGCGGTATCCGCTCATTTGAAACGATGACCCGCAACACACTCGACCTGAGCGCTGTTGCCGTTGCGAAGCAGGAGACGCACCTGCCGGTCGTGGTTGATCCGAGTCATGGAACGGGTGTTCGAGAGTTGGTGATCCCGATGGCTCGCGCTGCGGTTGCTGCGGGAGCCGATGGTCTGCTGGTGGAGGTGCATCCAAGCCCGGACAGGGCTCTGAGCGACGGCGCGCAAAGCTTAAATATGGAGCAGTTCGGAGAGATGATGCATCAGATCGAGCCCTTCGTGCGCGTGATGGGGAGAACGCTGCAGACTGATGCCGTCCCGGCTGTTCTCTGA